The sequence below is a genomic window from Polaribacter vadi.
TCAAAATTAATTTCTTCAAAAATTATGTTTTTACTTCCAACTTCCAAATTCGGATTTCCAAGGTTACAAATAAAAATGGTTTTTAAGCTTTCATCATATAAATTTGCATTTTTAGGAATTCGTAAATTTTTATCCAATACAATTCTTGTTGGATTATTTCCTGTCCAACTTCTTACATTTAATTTAGGATTATCAGCAATTGCAGTATTTGTGCCTACTAAAATAGCATGTTCTTGCGCTCTTAATTTATGTACTAATTGTTGAGAATAATTATTGGAAATCCAAACTGGCTTTTTTTCATCCTTACTCAATGGAGCAACAAAACCATCTTTAGTTGCTGACCATTTTAAGATAATAAATGGTCGTTTTTTATCTTGAACTGTAAAAAATCGTTTGTGGTGTTTCTTACATTCATCTTCTAAAACACCAACAATTACGTTAATTCCTGCATTTTGTAAACGTTCAATTCCTTTTCCAGCAACCAAGCTATTTGAATCGACAGTACCAATAACTACATTTTTAAATTGATGTTTTACCAACAAATCTGCACAAGGTGGAGTTTTGCCAAAATGTGAGCAAGGCTCTAAAGTAACATAGATTGTAGCTTCCTTTAAAATGGCTTTATTTTTAACCGAATTTACGGCATTTACTTCTGCATGGTTTTTACCATAATCACTGGTAAAACCTTCGCCAATAATTTTATCATCAACAACAATTACAGCACCAACACTTGGGTTGGGTCTTGTTGTACCAAGTCCGTTTTTGGCAATTTGTAAACAGCGTTTTATGTATGTTTCGTGATTGATAATTCGTTAAAATTTTATGTTTATATCCTGAGTTTTATCTACTAAAAAATCTTTTTGAAACCCAAGAAAAGAATACACCAAATCTCCTTGAATTCTAACAGTTACTTTTTTACTTAAAAGCGAATTGATCAAGCCACCTAAAAGTCCGTTTTTATCTGAATTTAAAAGGTTTTTAGTTGGTATATTTGCCAATAATGGAATTGAAAATTCTTTTTTTGCTGGTACATTAAAATCATCAGAAAAAAGCTGAGCAACTTCTGAATCGTTGATTAAAATTTTTAGATTATCAGTAGAAATATTACCACCAACATCATTTGGATTTTCAAAAAAAGCCATGGCTTTAAGTTTTATAGTATCTGCTGCATAGCTCATTACTTCTATGTTGTCAATTTTAACAAAAATAGGTTCTTTATGAACAGTACAACTATATATCAATAAAAATAAACCTATAAAATAGAATGCTTTTTTCATTAAAAATCTTTAAAAAATTAGGTAACTTGCTCTTGCAAAAATACAGTATTAAATGACAAGTGAAGATTTTATCATTAGAGAAATAACAAGCGAAGATAATTCACAAATTGCAAGAGTTATTAGAGATGTAATTGTAGAAATGGGCGCACCAAAAGTTGGTACAGCTTATGCAGATGCAGCAACCGATAAAATGTTTGAAACTTATCAAAAAGAAAAAGCAATTTATTATGTGGTGGAACATCATCATAAAATTGTGGGTGGTGCAGGCATTGCCAAATTGGATAATTTTGATGGAAATACATGCGAATTGCAAAAAATGTACTTTTTACCAACCATTAGAGGTCTAGGTTTGGGAACAAAACTAATTACAAAATGTTTGGAGAAAGCAAAAGATTTTGGTTTCGAAAATTGCTATTTAGAAACGCTACCTTATATGGAAGCTGCAGTAAAATTATATATAAGAAACGGTTTTGTGAATTTAGATAAACCAATGGGAAACACGAGTCATTTTAATTGTGATGTTTGGATGCTTAAAGAAATAAACGAATAATGATTTACTATATTTTAGGATTTTTACACCTTATATTATTTAGTTGGGCATTTTATAATATCCTATATTTTGGTGTAAAACCATCTAAATCTTTAAGTTGGGTTTTAATTACGTTTTTCTTCCCTTTTATTGGCGTTGTTGCATTCATATTATTTGGAATCAACAGAAGAAAAATTAAGTTTTTTGAGTTGAAAGAAACCAAAAAACGAAAAAATTTTATTAAAGATTCTTTAAGTTCTGAAAACAGCTCTAATGTTGAAATATTAGAAACAATCAAACAAAAGAAAATTGCTACTTTAATTTACGAAACGACGCATATTGGTGTAGAAGATAAAAATGATGTTATTCTTTTAAAAAACGGAAAAGAAACTTTTAAGGCATTAAATGAAGCCTTAAAAAACGCCAAAAATTTTATTCATTTACAATATTATATGATTGAAGATGGAGAAATTCTGTCGGAAATTATGGCTATTTTAGAACAGAAAATAAAGGAAAATGTAGAAGTTAGAGTCATTTATGATACGCTTGGTAGTTTTGAATTGAAGAAAAGTACCAAGCGAAAATTAAAAGATATGGGTGTAGAATTGTATCCAGAAACCCCTTTTAAATATGGGAGTTTTATCTTTTCTTTAAATTTTAGAAATCATAGAAAAATTGCCATTATAGATAACGAAATTGGTTTTACAGGAGGTGTAAATATTTCTGATGAATATATTACAGATGATGAGTTTTTGGGCATTTGGCAAGACACACATTTGCAAATAAAAGGATGTGCAGTAAATAGCATTCACAAATCTTTTTTAAAGGATTTTTATTATGCTAGCAATCAGGATTTAACAAAAGATAAAAAATATAGTACTCCTTGTAATTTTGAAGGCGAAACAAAACTTCAAATTGTTTCTGGTGGGCCAGATTACGAACAATCTGTGGTAATGCAGCAATATTTAAGCTTTATAAATTTAGCCGAAAAAAGTATTTGCGTTTTAAATCCTTATTTTATTCCTACATTTTCAATCTTAGAAGCCTTTAAAATAGCAGCTTTGAGTGGTGTAAATGTTACACTTTTATTGCCAAAAAAGAGCGATTCTAAAGTAGCAAATTATAGCATGTATTCTTATTTTGAAGACTTGTTAAAAGCGGGTGTAAACATTTATTTAAGAGATGATTTTTCGCACAGTAAAGTTGTTTTTATAGATGATGAAATTATTTCTGTAGGTTCTACAAATTTCGATTGTAGAAGTTTTGAGCATAATTATGAGTTGAATGCCATTCTTTATGATGAAAAAATAACAAAGGAAGTAAAAAAAGAATTTGATGAGCGTAAAAACAAAGCACATAAAATTGAGTATAAGGAGTTCAGAAAAAGATCTATAAAACAAAAAACTTTCGAGCGTTTATCGCGTTTTTTTAGTCCTTTATTGTAAATAACTATGAGGTTAAATTATCTACTATTTTCTTGTTTTTTATTAGCAGCATTAAGTTGTAAGCAAAAACCAGCATACAATCCTTTTGATAATCAATTTAATATTGATGAATCTTATTTTATAACAGACAAATTAGATACAATTTGGGATACTTGTGGATATTATACTTTAGAGAAAAAAGAAGGTGATTTTAAAATACATTATGGATATTTAGACACTTCCCTTTTAGGGAAAGGTTTTTCCTTAGAAATTGATTCAATTAAACTTTCTATAAATTATTCTTATGAAATGAGAGATTCCATAAATAAACTCTCATTTAACCCCAAAAGGTTAAATGAAGTATTAAAAAGGTTTGATTATGAATTTTATAAGCAAGAAGGTGTTCAAGTTTTTTTAATCAATAAAAAAGAAAATATAATTGATACAGCAGTAATTTATTCGAATACTATAGATGATATAAATTTTAACAGATTTATAAATTTTACAAATAGAAATAAAAAATATAAAGATTGGTAATTAAAGATTTTAAAAATTTCTTCAAAAATTCACTTTCCGAAATTTATCCAACTACAGAAATAGATTCTTTTTTCTTTTTGTTGATGGAAGAATATTTGGATTTACAAAGAATTGATACTGTTTTAAAACCTGATTTTAAGATTGATGAAGAGAATTTATCAATCTTAAAAAATGCGTTAGCAAGATTACAAAAA
It includes:
- the ribD gene encoding bifunctional diaminohydroxyphosphoribosylaminopyrimidine deaminase/5-amino-6-(5-phosphoribosylamino)uracil reductase RibD, whose product is MINHETYIKRCLQIAKNGLGTTRPNPSVGAVIVVDDKIIGEGFTSDYGKNHAEVNAVNSVKNKAILKEATIYVTLEPCSHFGKTPPCADLLVKHQFKNVVIGTVDSNSLVAGKGIERLQNAGINVIVGVLEDECKKHHKRFFTVQDKKRPFIILKWSATKDGFVAPLSKDEKKPVWISNNYSQQLVHKLRAQEHAILVGTNTAIADNPKLNVRSWTGNNPTRIVLDKNLRIPKNANLYDESLKTIFICNLGNPNLEVGSKNIIFEEINFDKKIPEQICAVLQKHSIQSVIIEGGTQTLQTFIDANLWDEAMVFTGDNSFENGIKAPVLSAKIIATKNIKNDILKIYTND
- a CDS encoding GNAT family N-acetyltransferase, which encodes MTSEDFIIREITSEDNSQIARVIRDVIVEMGAPKVGTAYADAATDKMFETYQKEKAIYYVVEHHHKIVGGAGIAKLDNFDGNTCELQKMYFLPTIRGLGLGTKLITKCLEKAKDFGFENCYLETLPYMEAAVKLYIRNGFVNLDKPMGNTSHFNCDVWMLKEINE
- the cls gene encoding cardiolipin synthase — encoded protein: MIYYILGFLHLILFSWAFYNILYFGVKPSKSLSWVLITFFFPFIGVVAFILFGINRRKIKFFELKETKKRKNFIKDSLSSENSSNVEILETIKQKKIATLIYETTHIGVEDKNDVILLKNGKETFKALNEALKNAKNFIHLQYYMIEDGEILSEIMAILEQKIKENVEVRVIYDTLGSFELKKSTKRKLKDMGVELYPETPFKYGSFIFSLNFRNHRKIAIIDNEIGFTGGVNISDEYITDDEFLGIWQDTHLQIKGCAVNSIHKSFLKDFYYASNQDLTKDKKYSTPCNFEGETKLQIVSGGPDYEQSVVMQQYLSFINLAEKSICVLNPYFIPTFSILEAFKIAALSGVNVTLLLPKKSDSKVANYSMYSYFEDLLKAGVNIYLRDDFSHSKVVFIDDEIISVGSTNFDCRSFEHNYELNAILYDEKITKEVKKEFDERKNKAHKIEYKEFRKRSIKQKTFERLSRFFSPLL